The following coding sequences are from one Treponema parvum window:
- the hflC gene encoding protease modulator HflC, whose translation MKKIKTAYKILIGLAVLVLLVIKTGPIFIVNEGQQVVVTRFGQIVKTHTEAGLHIKMPVIDTVVTYPKLILSLDGDSQRIPTKENQFIIVDTTSRWKITEPDKFYRSFKTLEAAYNRLSDIIDSSTRTVITQNRLSEIVRSSNIINEKPNGYNKTENDQEIAEIESLVNVSTVNESVLRGRNDLCLQMTEEANKSLIEYGINLLDIVPRQIKYSNELTESVYNRMIKERNQVAQAYRSLGEGKKAEWLGRLENEKRRIRSEAYRKSEETKGKADAEAARIYTESYSKDPEFYEFWKSMESYKNTMKNFDATYSTDMEYFKYLYAPNGRR comes from the coding sequence ATGAAAAAGATAAAAACCGCATACAAGATTCTCATAGGACTTGCAGTCCTTGTGCTGCTGGTTATAAAGACGGGGCCCATCTTTATAGTAAACGAAGGCCAGCAAGTCGTAGTGACAAGATTCGGCCAAATCGTAAAAACGCACACGGAAGCGGGCTTGCACATTAAAATGCCTGTCATAGATACCGTCGTAACATATCCGAAATTGATCTTATCTCTTGACGGAGATTCTCAGCGCATTCCCACAAAGGAAAATCAGTTCATAATCGTCGACACCACGAGCCGCTGGAAGATCACGGAGCCGGATAAATTCTACCGCAGTTTTAAAACGCTCGAAGCGGCTTACAACCGTTTAAGCGACATAATAGATTCATCCACAAGAACGGTAATAACGCAAAACAGACTCAGCGAAATCGTCCGCTCGTCAAACATAATCAACGAAAAACCAAACGGATACAATAAAACCGAAAATGATCAGGAAATTGCCGAAATAGAATCGCTCGTAAACGTAAGCACGGTAAACGAATCCGTTTTACGCGGAAGGAACGACCTATGTTTGCAGATGACGGAAGAAGCCAACAAGTCGCTGATTGAATACGGAATAAATCTTTTAGACATTGTGCCGCGACAGATAAAATATTCAAACGAGCTTACGGAAAGCGTCTATAACAGAATGATAAAGGAACGAAATCAGGTCGCGCAGGCTTACCGCTCTTTGGGTGAAGGAAAAAAAGCCGAATGGCTCGGGCGCCTTGAAAACGAAAAACGCCGTATCCGGTCGGAAGCCTACCGCAAATCCGAAGAAACAAAGGGAAAGGCGGACGCCGAAGCCGCGCGCATTTATACGGAATCATATTCAAAAGATCCGGAATTTTATGAGTTCTGGAAGAGCATGGAGTCTTATAAAAATACAATGAAAAATTTTGACGCGACTTACAGCACGGATATGGAATACTTCAAATACCTGTACGCGCCGAACGGCAGACGCTGA